In the genome of Equus asinus isolate D_3611 breed Donkey chromosome 9, EquAss-T2T_v2, whole genome shotgun sequence, one region contains:
- the LOC123275635 gene encoding protocadherin beta-15: MEAGGDRFPKQRQVLILFLLLGVALAGWESRRYSVTEETERGYFVANLAKDLGLGVRELAARGARVVSEDNEPRLQLDLQTGELILNEKLDREEMCGPTDPCVMHFQVLLKKPLGVFRAELLVKDINDHSPEFPEREMTLKIPESSPPGTVFPLKKAQDLDVGNNNIQNYDINPNSHFHVSTRDRGDGRKYPELVLDKELDREEQAELRLTLTALDGGSPPRSGTAQVRILVLDVNDNAPDFAQTLYQVQVPENSPVGALVVKVSARDSDSGTNGEISYFLFYTSQEISTTFELNTLSGEVRLIKKLDFETISSYELDIEASDGGGLSGKCSVAIEVVDVNDNSPELTISSLTSPIPENSPETEVALFRIRDRDSGDNGRMTCSIQDDLPFLLKPSEENFYTLVTSGALDRESRAEYNITITVTDMGTPRLKTEHNITVLVSDVNDNAPAFTQTSYTLWVRENNSPALHIGSVSATDRDAGANAQLTYSLLPPQDPHLPLASLVSINADNGHLFALRSLDYEALQAFEFGVGATDRGSPALSSQARVRVLVLDANDNSPFVLYPLQNGSAPCTELVPRAAEAGYLVTKVVAVDGDSGQNAWLSYQLLKATEPGLFGVWPHNGEVRTARLLSERDAPKHRLLVQVRDNGEPPRSASVTLHVLLVDGFSQPYLPLPEAAAEQARADPLTVYLVVALASVSSLFLLSVLLFVAVRLCRRSRAASLGGCSVPEGPFPGHLVDVSGTGTLSQSYQYEVCLMGDAGSNEFKFLKPIFPNNLSQDLGRKSEGSSVFQNSLGI, translated from the coding sequence ATGGAGGCTGGAGGGGATCGCTTTCCTAAACAAAGGCAAGTCCtgattctctttctcttgctgggAGTGGCTCTGGCAGGCTGGGAATCCCGTCGCTATTCCGTGACGGAGGAAACAGAGAGGGGTTACTTTGTGGCCAACCTGGCCAAGGACCTGGGGCTAGGAGTGAGGGAGCTAGCTGCGCGGGGAGCCCGCGTGGTCTCTGAGGATAACGAACCCCGCTTGCAGCTTGATCTGCAGACAGGGGAGTTGATATTAAATGAGAAACTGGATCGGGAGGAGATGTGCGGCCCCACCGATCCATGTGTGATGCATTTCCAAGTGTTACTCAAAAAACCGTTGGGAGTATTTCGAGCTGAGTTACTGGTGAAAGACATAAATGATCATTCTCCCGAGTTTCCTGAAAGAGAAATGACGCTGAAAATCCCAGAAAGTAGCCCTCCTGGGACTGTGTTTCCCCTGAAAAAAGCCCAAGACTTGGACGTGGGCAACAACAACATTCAAAACTACGATATCAATCCCAACTCTCATTTTCATGTTTCCACCCGAGACCGGGGGGACGGCAGGAAATACCCGGAGCTGGTGCTGGACAAAGAGCTAGATCGCGAGGAGCAGGCGGAGCTCAGATTAACCCTCACGGCGCTGGACGGCGGCTCTCCACCCCGGTCCGGCACCGCCCAGGTCCGCATCCTGGTCCTGGACGTCAATGACAACGCCCCTGACTTTGCGCAGACGCTCTATCAGGTGCAGGTCCCAGAGAACAGCCCGGTAGGCGCCCTAGTCGTCAAGGTCTCTGCTAGAGATTCAGACAGTGGGACAAATGGAGAGATATCATACTTCCTTTTTTATACTTCTCAGGAGATAAGCACAACTTTTGAGCTAAACACACTTTCAGGAGAAGTTCGACTAATTAAAAAACTAGATTTTGAGACAATATCTTCATATGAGCTGGATATAGAAGCGTCAGATGGTGGGGGACTTTCTGGAAAATGCTCTGTCGCCATTGAGGTAGTGGATGTTAACGATAACTCTCCAGAACTAACTATTTCATCACTTACCAGCCCCATTCCTGAAAATTCCCCCGAGACAGAGGTGGCCCTGTTTAGGATTCGAGACCGAGACTCAGGAGACAACGGAAGGATGACTTGCTCCATCCAAGATGATCTGCCCTTCCTCCTGAAACCATCTGAAGAGAATTTCTATACTCTGGTTACAAGTGGGGCGCTGGACAGAGAAAGCAGAGCCGAGTACAACATCACCATCACCGTGACAGACATGGGTACCCCCAGACTGAAAACTGAGCACAACATAACCGTGCTGGTCTCCGACGTCAACGACAACGCCCCGGCCTTCACCCAAACCTCCTACACCCTCTGGGTCCGCGAGAACAACAGCCCCGCCCTGCACATCGGCAGCGTCAGCGCCACGGACAGAGACGCAGGCGCCAACGCCCAGCTCACCTACTCGCTGCTGCCGCCCCAGGACCCGCacctgcccctggcctccctcGTGTCCATCAACGCCGACAACGGCCACCTGTTCGCCCTCAGGTCGCTGGACTACGAGGCCCTGCAGGCCTTCGAGTTCGGCGTGGGCGCCACGGACCGCGGCTCGCCGGCGCTGAGCAGCCAGGCGCGGGTGCGCGTGCTGGTGCTGGACGCCAACGACAACTCGCCCTTCGTGCTGTACCCGCTGCAGAACGGCTCTGCGCCCTGCACCGAGCTGGTGCCCAGGGCGGCCGAGGCGGGCTACCTGGTGACCAAGGTGGTGGCGGTGGACGGCGACTCGGGCCAGAACGCCTGGCTGTCGTACCAGCTGCTCAAGGCCACGGAGCCCGGGCTGTTCGGCGTGTGGCCGCACAACGGCGAGGTGCGCACGGCCAGGCTGCTGAGCGAGCGCGACGCGCCCAAGCACAGGCTGCTGGTGCAGGTCAGGGACAATGGCGAGCCGCCGCGCTCGGCCAGCGTCACGCTGCACGTGCTGCTGGTGGACGGCTTCTCCCAGCCCTACCTGCCGCTGCCCGAGGCGGCGGCCGAGCAGGCGCGGGCCGACCCGCTCACCGTCTACCTGGTCGTCGCGCTGGCGTCGGTGTCGTCGCTCTTCCTCCTGTCGGTGCTGCTGTTCGTCGCCGTGCGGCTgtgcaggaggagcagggccgCGTCGCTGGGTGGCTGCTCGGTGCCCGAGGGCCCCTTTCCGGGCCACCTGGTGGACGTGAGTGGCACCGGGACCCTGTCCCAGAGCTACCAGTATGAGGTGTGTTTGATGGGAGACGCTGGGAGTAATGAGTTCAAGTTCTTGAAGCCAATATTCCCCAATAATCTAAGCCAGGACCTTGGGAGGAAGTCAGAGGGAAGTTCAGTCTTCCAGAACAGTTTAGGGATCTGA
- the LOC106836948 gene encoding protocadherin beta-18-like produces MEPGGGSRQQIRQVLLFFVFLGEYLVCSETWRYSVAEETEIGSFIANLVKDTGLRVDDLAVRGARVIFDDYKPYLWLDQQTGNLLLNEQLDREALCDLTEPCILHFQVLFENPLQFFQAELWVKDINDHTPTFLEKHILLKISEGTAPGASFHIDSAQDLDVGKNGVQNYTLSPNPHFHLKLQDNDGGRKYPELLLDQSLDREKESEFRLTLTALDGGSPPRSGTALVRVLVLDINDNAPEFERPIYEVQVPENSPLDSLVVQVSATDLDAGINGEISYSFSHNSRDIWKTFEIHPISGEVHLKALLDFELTQSYTINIQAIDGGSLLGKSTILVRVVDVNDNPPEIVMTSLTSPIPENSSPEMVVAVFSVRDQDSGDNGRMICSIQDNLPFVLKPTFKNFYTLVTERPLDRESRAEYNITITVTDMGTPRLKTQHNITVLVSDVNDNAPAFTQTSYTLWVRENNSPALHIGSVSATDRDAGANAQLTYSLLPPQDPHLPLASLVSINADNGHLFALRSLDYEALQAFEFGVGATDRGSPALSSQARVRVLVLDANDNSPFVLYPLQNGSAPCTELVPRAAEAGYLVTKVVAVDGDSGQNAWLSYQLLKATEPGLFGVWPHNGEVRTARLLSERDAPKHRLLVQVRDNGEPPRSASVTLHVLLVDGFSQPYLPLPEAAAEQARADPLTVYLVVALASVSSLFLLSVLLFVAVRLCRRSRAASLGGCSVSEGPFPGHLVDVSGTGTLSQSYQYEVCLRAGSGTSEFKFLKSLACDHQGSVNDVEENSNFVNGFGFN; encoded by the coding sequence ATGGAGCCTGGAGGGGGGAGCCGTCAGCAGATAAGGCAAGtgctgcttttctttgttttcttgggaGAGTATTTGGTGTGTTCAGAAACCTGGCGCTATTCTGtggcagaggaaacagagattGGCTCCTTTATAGCCAACCTAGTGAAAGACACAGGTTTGCGTGTGGATGATCTTGCTGTGCGGGGAGCCAGAGTCATCTTTGACGACTATAAACCATATTTGTGGTTGGATCAGCAGACTGGCAACTTACTCTTAAATGAGCAACTGGACCGGGAGGCACTTTGCGATCTCACTGAGCCATGTATATTGCATTTCCAGGTCTTATTTGAAAATCCTTTGCAATTTTTTCAGGCTGAGCTTTGGGTCAAAGACATAAATGATCACACTCCTACATTCCTAGAAAAACATATACTTCTGAAAATCTCAGAAGGTACTGCTCCAGGAGCCTCATTCCATATAGATAGTGCTCAGGACTTGGATGTAGGAAAGAATGGTGTTCAAAACTACACATTAAGCCCTAATCCTCATTTCCACCTTAAATTACAAGACAATGATGGGGGCAGAAAATACCCAGAGCTGTTACTGGACCAATCTCTGGATCGAGAAAAGGAGTCTGAGTTTAGATTAACGCTAACAGCCTTGGATGGTGGGTCTCCGCCCAGGTCCGGAACTGCACTGGTTCGCGTTTTGGTCTTAGATATTAATGACAATGCTCCAGAGTTTGAGAGACCCATCTATGAGGTTCAGGTACCAGAGAACAGCCCTCTGGACTCCTTGGTCGTCCAGGTGTCTGCTACAGATTTAGATGCaggaataaatggagaaatatcttattcattttctcacaattcCAGAGACATATGGAAAACATTTGAAATCCATCCAATTTCTGGCGAAGTCCATTTAAAAGCGCTTCTGGATTTTGAGTTAACTCAGTCTTATACAATTAATATTCAGGCCATTGATGGTGGGAGCCTTTTAGGAAAATCAACAATTTTAGTTCGAGTTGTAGATGTGAATGACAACCCACCAGAAATAGTCATGACATCTCTTACCAGCCCCATACCAGAAAATTCGTCGCCTGAGATGGTCGTCGCTGTTTTTAGCGTTCGAGACCAAGACTCTGGGGACAACGGGAGGATGATTTGTTCAATTCAGGACAATCTCCCCTTTGTCTTGAAGCCTACCTTCAAGAATTTCTACACCCTGGTAACAGAGCGCCCATTGGACAGAGAAAGCAGAGCCGAGTACAACATCACCATCACGGTCACTGACATGGGAACACCCAGACTGAAAACCCAGCACAACATAACCGTGCTGGTCTCCGACGTCAACGACAACGCCCCGGCCTTCACCCAAACCTCCTACACCCTCTGGGTCCGCGAGAACAACAGCCCCGCCCTGCACATCGGCAGCGTCAGCGCCACGGACAGAGACGCAGGCGCCAACGCCCAGCTCACCTACTCGCTGCTGCCGCCCCAAGACCCGCacctgcccctggcctccctcGTGTCCATCAACGCCGACAACGGCCACCTGTTCGCCCTCAGGTCGCTGGACTACGAGGCCCTGCAGGCCTTCGAGTTCGGCGTGGGCGCCACGGACCGCGGCTCGCCGGCGCTGAGCAGCCAGGCGCGGGTGCGCGTGCTGGTGCTGGACGCCAACGACAACTCGCCCTTCGTGCTGTACCCGCTGCAGAACGGCTCTGCGCCCTGCACCGAGCTGGTGCCCAGGGCGGCCGAGGCGGGCTACCTGGTGACCAAGGTGGTGGCGGTGGACGGCGACTCGGGCCAGAACGCCTGGCTGTCGTACCAGCTGCTCAAGGCCACGGAGCCCGGGCTGTTCGGCGTGTGGCCGCACAACGGCGAGGTGCGCACGGCCAGGCTGCTGAGCGAGCGCGACGCGCCCAAGCACAGGCTGCTGGTGCAGGTCAGGGACAATGGCGAGCCGCCGCGCTCGGCCAGCGTCACGCTGCACGTGCTGCTGGTGGACGGCTTCTCCCAGCCCTACCTGCCGCTGCCCGAGGCGGCGGCCGAGCAGGCGCGGGCCGACCCGCTCACCGTCTACCTGGTCGTCGCGCTGGCGTCGGTGTCGTCGCTCTTCCTCCTGTCGGTGCTGCTGTTCGTCGCCGTGCGGCTgtgcaggaggagcagggccgCGTCGCTGGGTGGCTGCTCGGTGTCCGAGGGCCCCTTTCCGGGCCACCTGGTGGACGTGAGTGGCACCGGGACCCTGTCCCAGAGCTACCAGTATGAGGTGTGTCTGAGGGCAGGTTCAGGGACCAGCGAGTTCAAGTTTCTGAAATCTCTTGCCTGCGACCATCAGGGGTCTGTGAATGATGTGGAGGAAAACTCAAACTTTGTAAATGGTTTTGGATTCAATTAG